The following proteins are encoded in a genomic region of Oligoflexus sp.:
- a CDS encoding Tex family protein, with protein sequence MVNLIGKISSELGLKEFQVHNSVKLMFDEECTIPFVARYRKEMTGSLDEVALRDIRERYNYLTELESNKQKYLKVVEEHCKKSPELMDKYPELKAKFEKCETKQELEDLYLPFKPKRRTRAQVAREKGLEPLLEKILAESAVLTNLLEAAKPFVTASDASIDPALKVPDEKAALAGAADIYAEQIAETAELRALVRHISQESGVLVSKKIEGAEAEDGVEKTAAASKDKKSKKTDPSKYQNYFDYQEPISKAASHRVMAVRRGEAEKVLKVSIDVDVAKITAELKSKVIADRRMTPEVKAWVEQIVEDAYRRLVSPSIETELRLQLKQTAETEAIRVFSENLENLLLLPPIPGKSVLGVDPGLRTGSKFAVVDETGKLLTHTTLLTDLGDKETNKTTRAKDEILRLVKEYNVHYVAVGNGTGSREIMRLIAAVLKENDLKDVKRLVVNEAGASVYSTMDIAREEFPDLDPTIRSAVSIARRLQDPLAELVKIDPRSIGVGQYQHDVNVTKLKTSLEEVVESCVNRVGVNLNTASYKLLSYVSGIGGTVAKNIVAKRDKDGRFASRKDLMNVSGLGPKVFQQAAGFLRVPESTNPLDNSAVHPEAYEIVEKIANDQGKGITEIVGNRTLVETIPLEKYVTERYGMPTLKDIAKELLKPGRDPREDGARLMYSDDVSEIEDLKVGMTLPGTVTNVTNFGAFVDIGVHQDGLIHISELADQFVDDPSKVVSVGDVVDVRVIEVDLQRRRIGLSRRLNAAPKAQGAAARPEAVAAGQQQAQRPQQGGKGSPMKPRGSEPAARSVGGISAKGKAPQPNYTMDDLLAKFNQRK encoded by the coding sequence ATGGTCAATCTTATTGGCAAAATTTCATCGGAACTCGGGCTTAAGGAATTTCAAGTTCATAACTCCGTCAAACTCATGTTCGATGAGGAATGTACCATTCCCTTCGTCGCCCGTTACCGCAAGGAAATGACCGGCAGTCTCGATGAAGTTGCCTTAAGAGACATTCGGGAACGCTACAACTACCTGACGGAACTGGAAAGCAACAAGCAGAAGTACCTGAAGGTGGTGGAAGAGCACTGCAAAAAAAGCCCCGAGCTGATGGACAAATACCCAGAGCTCAAAGCCAAATTTGAAAAGTGCGAAACCAAGCAGGAGCTTGAGGACCTTTATCTGCCGTTCAAACCCAAGCGCCGCACACGCGCTCAGGTGGCTCGCGAGAAAGGCCTTGAGCCCCTTCTGGAAAAAATCCTGGCGGAATCCGCGGTGCTCACCAATCTTCTGGAAGCCGCGAAGCCTTTCGTCACGGCCTCGGATGCCAGTATTGATCCGGCCCTGAAAGTCCCGGATGAAAAAGCCGCGCTCGCCGGAGCCGCTGACATCTATGCCGAGCAAATTGCGGAAACGGCCGAACTTCGCGCACTCGTGCGGCACATCTCCCAGGAATCGGGCGTGCTCGTTTCGAAGAAGATCGAAGGCGCGGAAGCCGAAGACGGAGTCGAGAAGACCGCCGCGGCCAGCAAGGATAAGAAAAGCAAGAAGACCGATCCTTCCAAGTATCAAAACTATTTCGATTACCAGGAACCGATCAGCAAGGCCGCTTCGCACCGCGTGATGGCGGTTCGTCGTGGGGAAGCGGAAAAAGTCCTGAAGGTGTCGATCGACGTCGATGTCGCCAAGATCACCGCGGAACTGAAGAGCAAGGTCATCGCCGATCGCCGCATGACACCCGAAGTCAAAGCCTGGGTGGAACAGATCGTGGAAGATGCCTACCGCCGCCTCGTGAGCCCTTCGATCGAAACCGAACTGCGTCTGCAGCTGAAGCAGACCGCCGAGACCGAAGCGATTCGCGTGTTCTCGGAGAACCTGGAAAACCTGCTTCTTTTGCCGCCTATTCCTGGCAAAAGCGTGCTCGGTGTTGACCCAGGCCTTCGGACCGGCTCCAAATTCGCTGTGGTGGACGAGACGGGCAAACTCCTGACCCACACCACGCTGCTCACCGACCTTGGTGACAAGGAAACCAATAAGACGACCCGCGCCAAGGACGAGATCCTGCGCCTGGTCAAAGAATACAATGTCCACTACGTGGCCGTCGGCAACGGTACCGGCAGCCGGGAAATCATGCGCCTCATCGCAGCCGTTTTGAAAGAAAACGATCTGAAGGATGTGAAGCGCCTTGTCGTGAACGAAGCCGGCGCTTCGGTGTATTCGACCATGGATATCGCCCGTGAAGAATTCCCGGACCTCGATCCGACGATCCGCAGCGCCGTGAGTATCGCGCGCCGCCTCCAGGATCCCTTGGCCGAACTCGTGAAAATCGATCCCCGCTCGATCGGTGTGGGCCAGTATCAGCACGATGTGAACGTCACCAAACTCAAGACGAGTCTGGAAGAAGTGGTGGAGAGCTGCGTGAACCGCGTGGGTGTGAACCTGAACACGGCCAGCTATAAGCTTCTGAGTTACGTGTCCGGCATCGGCGGCACCGTGGCCAAGAATATCGTCGCCAAGCGCGATAAGGATGGCCGTTTTGCATCGCGTAAAGACCTTATGAATGTATCAGGGCTCGGCCCCAAGGTCTTCCAACAGGCTGCCGGTTTCTTACGCGTGCCTGAATCAACGAACCCGCTGGATAACTCCGCGGTTCACCCGGAAGCCTATGAGATCGTCGAAAAAATCGCCAATGACCAGGGCAAAGGCATCACCGAGATCGTCGGCAATCGCACCCTTGTGGAAACGATTCCGCTCGAAAAATATGTGACCGAACGTTACGGGATGCCGACCCTCAAGGATATCGCGAAAGAACTTCTGAAGCCAGGCCGTGACCCGCGTGAAGACGGTGCGCGCCTTATGTATTCGGATGACGTTTCCGAGATCGAGGATCTGAAAGTCGGCATGACCCTGCCTGGCACCGTGACCAACGTCACCAACTTCGGTGCGTTTGTGGATATCGGCGTGCACCAGGACGGTCTGATTCACATCAGTGAACTCGCCGATCAGTTCGTCGATGATCCTTCGAAGGTGGTTTCGGTCGGTGATGTCGTCGATGTGCGCGTGATCGAAGTCGATCTGCAGCGTCGCCGGATCGGTCTGAGCCGTCGTCTGAATGCAGCTCCCAAAGCTCAAGGCGCTGCCGCGCGTCCCGAAGCCGTGGCTGCTGGTCAGCAGCAGGCGCAGCGTCCGCAGCAGGGCGGCAAAGGCAGCCCGATGAAACCTCGGGGTTCGGAACCTGCCGCACGTTCGGTGGGTGGCATCAGCGCCAAAGGCAAGGCGCCGCAGCCGAACTACACGATGGATGATCTGCTCGCCAAGTTCAACCAAAGGAAATAA
- a CDS encoding acetyl-CoA carboxylase biotin carboxyl carrier protein subunit, producing the protein MKWSSKTESAGTEVTLPDAITPGVWSPAQVGTESMEICWEPGLRTLFVRESAKHPEVPLKYRAVKSQRFPGDLFTEILLEYVGGSEGFARILQGEVGIQVPGLNGRKAGAGAAGEVIRSPMVGKVLKVHVEPGQVIERGHEVLVIEAMKMENKIFARSSGTVKDVQIAAGAQVVVGQVLVQIGS; encoded by the coding sequence ATGAAATGGAGCAGTAAAACGGAAAGCGCCGGCACGGAAGTCACTTTACCTGACGCCATTACTCCCGGCGTCTGGAGTCCCGCGCAGGTCGGCACAGAGTCCATGGAAATATGCTGGGAACCCGGTCTTCGCACACTTTTCGTGCGCGAGTCCGCGAAGCATCCGGAAGTCCCCTTGAAATATCGCGCGGTGAAGAGCCAGCGTTTTCCCGGTGATCTTTTCACCGAGATCCTTTTGGAATACGTCGGCGGCTCCGAAGGCTTCGCCCGTATTCTCCAAGGCGAAGTCGGCATCCAGGTGCCCGGCCTCAACGGTCGCAAGGCCGGCGCCGGCGCCGCGGGTGAAGTCATCCGCTCGCCGATGGTGGGCAAGGTGCTGAAAGTTCATGTCGAGCCCGGTCAGGTGATTGAACGCGGTCACGAGGTCCTTGTGATCGAGGCGATGAAGATGGAGAATAAAATTTTCGCGCGCAGTTCAGGTACAGTGAAGGACGTTCAAATCGCTGCTGGCGCCCAGGTCGTGGTCGGCCAGGTGCTTGTGCAGATCGGGTCCTGA
- a CDS encoding helix-turn-helix domain-containing protein has protein sequence MNKNNEIKSRKRAPRRKVEEILETAGPVATFVRMRRKELGYTQEQLARRSGLSTKFIRDLELGKASAKMDSVNKILAFFGHELAPRPIQKEDWT, from the coding sequence ATGAATAAAAACAACGAGATAAAATCCAGGAAGCGAGCGCCTCGAAGAAAAGTTGAGGAGATCCTGGAAACCGCTGGGCCGGTCGCCACATTTGTCCGCATGCGAAGGAAAGAACTTGGCTATACGCAAGAACAGCTCGCCCGTCGCAGTGGATTGAGCACAAAATTCATTCGTGACCTCGAACTTGGCAAAGCCAGCGCGAAGATGGATAGTGTGAACAAGATTCTGGCTTTCTTTGGGCATGAACTGGCGCCACGGCCGATCCAGAAAGAGGATTGGACATGA
- the hppD gene encoding 4-hydroxyphenylpyruvate dioxygenase, with product MVNNPTGITGFDFIEFSSPQPEKLHELFTKLGFSRLKRHKTKKIDYYKQNDIHFLVNTEPGSFSVTFNKEHGPCASSTGWRVQDAKKALEAAVSRGAKRAETSDYDLPAIQGVGNSLIYFVDFHTAKDRWERLGFVDLEKTEIVPSKGFALVDHLTNNVYKGQLQPLATFYKEVFGFEEVRYFDIRGEQTGLKSYALRSPCGSFCIPINEGTEAKSQINEYLNEYKGEGIQHIALLTSNIINVMDKMKVEGLKTLDIDADYYDMAFKRVPQLKEDKKKIQEYNLLVDGDESGYLVQIFTENVIGPIFFEFIQRHNNLGFGEGNFGALFRAIERDQKRRGVL from the coding sequence ATGGTAAACAACCCAACAGGCATCACTGGTTTCGATTTCATCGAGTTCAGCAGCCCCCAACCGGAAAAACTGCATGAGCTGTTCACGAAGCTGGGTTTTTCGCGGCTGAAACGCCACAAGACCAAAAAGATTGATTACTATAAGCAGAACGACATCCATTTCCTGGTGAATACCGAGCCCGGCTCCTTCTCCGTGACCTTCAACAAAGAGCATGGTCCCTGCGCGTCGTCCACCGGCTGGCGCGTGCAGGATGCGAAGAAGGCTCTGGAGGCCGCTGTATCCCGCGGAGCCAAGCGCGCGGAGACATCCGACTATGATCTGCCCGCGATTCAGGGCGTGGGCAACAGCCTCATTTACTTCGTCGATTTTCATACGGCCAAGGATCGCTGGGAGCGTCTTGGTTTCGTGGATCTTGAAAAGACCGAAATCGTGCCTTCGAAAGGTTTCGCTCTGGTCGATCACCTGACGAACAACGTGTATAAAGGTCAGCTGCAACCTTTGGCGACTTTCTATAAGGAAGTCTTCGGCTTCGAAGAGGTTCGCTACTTCGATATCCGCGGCGAGCAGACCGGACTCAAATCCTATGCCCTGCGTTCCCCCTGCGGCTCCTTCTGCATTCCCATCAACGAAGGGACGGAAGCCAAATCGCAGATCAATGAGTATCTGAACGAATATAAAGGCGAAGGCATTCAGCACATCGCGCTTCTGACGTCCAACATTATCAATGTGATGGACAAGATGAAAGTGGAAGGCTTGAAAACCCTCGACATCGATGCCGATTATTATGATATGGCCTTCAAGCGCGTGCCACAGCTGAAAGAGGATAAAAAGAAGATCCAGGAGTATAACCTGCTCGTCGATGGTGATGAGAGCGGCTACCTCGTCCAGATCTTCACCGAGAACGTCATCGGCCCCATCTTCTTTGAATTCATTCAAAGGCACAATAATCTCGGTTTCGGTGAAGGCAACTTCGGAGCCCTCTTCCGCGCTATCGAACGCGATCAAAAGCGTCGCGGCGTGCTGTGA
- a CDS encoding HipA N-terminal domain-containing protein, whose amino-acid sequence MTRQARVFFKNKFAGIIQETESGTYLFTYDKSYQQQPGAQAISLTLPLDTEVHESKFLFPIFDGLIPEGWLLDLSTKNWKLNPKDRMGLLLAACRDCIGAVHVQPLSDEDQP is encoded by the coding sequence ATGACGCGACAGGCAAGAGTCTTCTTCAAAAATAAGTTTGCCGGCATCATTCAGGAAACGGAAAGCGGCACGTATCTCTTCACTTATGATAAGTCTTACCAGCAGCAGCCCGGCGCTCAGGCCATCAGTCTCACCTTACCCTTGGACACTGAAGTCCATGAGTCCAAATTCCTCTTTCCAATTTTTGACGGACTTATCCCGGAAGGGTGGTTGCTTGATCTCAGTACAAAGAACTGGAAATTAAACCCTAAAGACCGGATGGGTTTGCTGCTGGCAGCATGTCGCGACTGTATCGGCGCTGTGCATGTTCAGCCGCTGTCTGATGAGGATCAGCCATGA
- a CDS encoding hybrid sensor histidine kinase/response regulator, with the protein MPAVENVDSPIPRRTLLLMGSLMMASLLPTCLYLAFASGTTGPTSTMLPLALALSPVLTLPLLTLIMLGAKLPSERSALYGLIPCLLLASYFDALSLLSLRDGHDAAAFLHSEQINAFTRSFALCLVTLLAMKFHLPARLGEGRRFWIMPLLLAGGLCGLQFLDLRLGVFIEHLHTIVGITCLTAVFNIAFLTKIGWEKQRPLMLTLAWMAALQLINQLLFFMSRPESLQVPLLLTQNINDALAFLVPLPFLASAIKKQMTRTVSSLANANAAHGNLGPNHAEAFAQGVAQAKSQLMSKLSHEFKTPLNTIIGYSELLVDELESNQQTLLSDDLHKVNRAGWYLMTLVDDLLDVCSLDGQGFKPHETAFDAQRFMQILQRMADKIAAPHEIKIDCYCQKDFGTVYADESRLLQVCMNILRNSVRYTSKGRITLHFYSIIQDGKRFFSIDIRDTGRGMDQIEMARIFSPFESIQTDSWEAIYGLSLGLPVTKRLCEMMGGALTVDSTLGRGTTFSLTFPHKNNTQEPRNEKTQQQLPAGPVLIIDDDLEYVGFVQEIFESAGIPTFCVTKARSGLRVYLEKRPSVIMVDLKMPDLDGYSIIQSIRDQDPDCLIITVSGEGMEHSEERSLALGSDQFFAKPMAIEAVLRTIEQRSRGSGDPS; encoded by the coding sequence ATGCCGGCTGTTGAAAACGTGGATTCGCCTATTCCGCGACGTACGCTGCTCCTCATGGGCAGCTTGATGATGGCGTCGCTGCTTCCCACCTGCCTCTATCTGGCTTTTGCTTCGGGAACTACGGGCCCCACATCCACCATGCTGCCCCTGGCCCTGGCACTGAGCCCTGTGCTGACGTTGCCTCTTCTGACCCTCATTATGCTCGGCGCGAAGCTGCCTTCCGAACGTTCCGCGCTTTATGGCTTGATTCCCTGTCTTCTGCTCGCGAGCTACTTCGATGCCCTGAGTCTTTTGTCCCTGCGGGACGGTCATGATGCGGCCGCCTTCCTTCATAGTGAACAGATCAATGCCTTCACCCGCAGCTTCGCGCTCTGTCTGGTCACGCTCCTGGCCATGAAATTCCATCTGCCTGCGCGCCTCGGCGAAGGCCGGCGTTTCTGGATCATGCCGCTGCTTCTGGCCGGTGGGCTTTGCGGACTTCAGTTTTTGGATCTGCGCCTGGGCGTTTTCATCGAGCATCTGCATACCATCGTCGGCATCACCTGCCTGACGGCGGTGTTCAACATTGCTTTTCTCACCAAGATCGGCTGGGAAAAGCAGCGGCCTTTGATGCTGACCCTGGCGTGGATGGCAGCCCTGCAGCTGATCAATCAGCTGCTCTTTTTTATGTCGCGCCCGGAATCCCTTCAGGTTCCACTGCTCTTGACTCAGAATATCAACGATGCCCTGGCCTTTCTCGTGCCCCTGCCGTTTCTGGCCAGCGCCATCAAAAAGCAGATGACCCGGACGGTGAGTTCGCTGGCAAACGCGAACGCGGCGCATGGGAATCTCGGACCGAATCATGCCGAAGCCTTCGCGCAGGGTGTGGCGCAGGCCAAGTCCCAGCTGATGTCCAAACTTTCTCATGAATTCAAGACGCCTTTGAACACGATCATCGGCTATAGCGAGCTTTTGGTGGATGAACTGGAAAGCAACCAGCAGACGCTGCTGAGCGATGATCTGCATAAAGTCAATCGCGCCGGCTGGTATCTCATGACTCTGGTCGATGACCTCCTGGACGTCTGCTCCCTGGATGGCCAGGGTTTCAAGCCGCATGAAACTGCCTTCGATGCCCAGCGCTTTATGCAGATCCTCCAGCGCATGGCGGATAAGATTGCTGCGCCGCACGAGATCAAAATCGACTGCTACTGTCAAAAGGATTTCGGAACGGTCTATGCGGATGAAAGTCGCCTGCTCCAGGTTTGCATGAACATTCTCAGAAATTCCGTGCGCTATACCAGCAAGGGGCGCATCACCCTTCACTTCTATTCCATTATTCAGGACGGCAAGCGCTTCTTCAGCATAGATATCCGCGATACGGGCCGCGGCATGGATCAGATCGAAATGGCCCGCATCTTCTCGCCTTTTGAAAGCATCCAGACGGATTCCTGGGAAGCCATCTATGGCTTGAGCCTGGGGCTGCCCGTGACCAAACGCCTCTGCGAGATGATGGGCGGCGCGCTCACCGTCGACAGCACCCTGGGTCGCGGCACGACCTTCAGTCTGACCTTTCCCCATAAGAACAATACGCAGGAACCCAGGAACGAGAAAACCCAGCAGCAGCTGCCTGCAGGGCCTGTCCTCATCATCGATGATGACCTTGAATACGTGGGCTTTGTGCAGGAAATCTTTGAATCCGCCGGCATCCCGACCTTTTGCGTGACCAAAGCCCGCAGTGGACTGCGCGTCTATCTTGAAAAGCGGCCGAGCGTGATCATGGTCGATCTTAAAATGCCGGACCTTGATGGCTATTCCATTATTCAAAGCATCCGCGATCAGGATCCCGACTGCCTGATCATCACTGTGAGTGGTGAAGGGATGGAACACAGCGAGGAACGATCGCTGGCTTTGGGTTCCGATCAATTCTTTGCCAAGCCCATGGCGATCGAAGCCGTGCTGCGCACCATCGAGCAGCGCAGCCGGGGATCGGGCGATCCATCCTAG
- the mtnP gene encoding S-methyl-5'-thioadenosine phosphorylase, giving the protein MAQVKVQLGVIGGSGVYQMAGVEKVKEHTIPTPFGEPSDAIIEGKINGRTVYFLPRHGRGHRWLPSEVNYRANIYALKSLGVTHVLAVSAVGIMQDHIKPGDLVLPDQLYDRTKGLRPSTFFGGGIVGHVEFADPFCPDFRGWIEAAARKVTPEVHSGGTYVCIEGPQFSTRAESHHYRATLQPAVIGMTALPEAKLAREAEMAYGMLALATDYDCWHEHEADVTVGTVIAVLKANTEKANRVIKEVLAGLPAQHESRIFEAAKHAIMTAPEMVPEQKKKDLALLYGTYLS; this is encoded by the coding sequence ATGGCGCAAGTCAAAGTGCAGTTGGGAGTGATCGGTGGATCCGGCGTCTATCAGATGGCCGGTGTCGAGAAGGTCAAGGAACACACCATCCCAACGCCCTTTGGCGAACCGTCGGATGCCATTATTGAAGGCAAAATCAACGGTCGAACCGTTTACTTTCTGCCAAGGCACGGACGGGGCCACCGCTGGCTTCCGTCCGAGGTCAATTACCGCGCGAATATCTATGCGCTCAAATCCCTGGGCGTCACGCATGTGCTGGCCGTCAGCGCGGTCGGCATCATGCAGGATCATATCAAACCAGGTGACCTTGTTCTCCCTGATCAGCTTTACGATCGCACCAAAGGCCTCAGGCCTTCCACCTTCTTCGGGGGCGGCATCGTCGGTCATGTGGAATTCGCCGATCCTTTCTGCCCGGATTTTCGAGGCTGGATCGAAGCGGCCGCCCGCAAGGTGACCCCCGAAGTTCATAGCGGCGGCACCTATGTCTGCATCGAAGGTCCGCAGTTTTCCACGCGGGCCGAATCCCATCATTATCGCGCTACACTTCAGCCCGCTGTGATCGGCATGACCGCTTTGCCTGAAGCCAAGCTTGCTCGGGAAGCGGAGATGGCTTACGGTATGCTGGCTCTTGCCACCGATTATGATTGCTGGCATGAGCATGAGGCCGATGTTACCGTCGGAACGGTGATCGCGGTCCTCAAGGCCAACACCGAGAAGGCCAATCGCGTGATCAAGGAAGTCCTGGCCGGGCTTCCCGCTCAGCATGAAAGCCGTATCTTCGAAGCGGCGAAACACGCGATCATGACAGCACCGGAAATGGTTCCGGAGCAAAAGAAAAAGGATCTGGCGCTGCTTTATGGCACATATCTCAGCTGA
- the ndk gene encoding nucleoside-diphosphate kinase: MELTLSIIKPDGVERNLVGKIISKFEDQGIKIAAIKKVQLSRAQAEAFYAVHKARPFFGELVEFMTRSPVVVMVLQGENVIVRNRDIMGATNPAQAAAGTIRKDFAKSIGENTVHGSDSPEAAKNEVAFFFASSEIC, translated from the coding sequence TTGGAACTTACACTTTCGATCATTAAACCCGATGGCGTGGAACGCAACCTTGTTGGTAAGATTATCAGCAAATTCGAAGATCAGGGCATCAAGATCGCGGCCATCAAGAAGGTTCAACTGAGCCGCGCTCAGGCTGAAGCTTTTTATGCCGTGCACAAAGCTCGCCCCTTCTTCGGAGAGCTGGTAGAATTCATGACTCGCAGCCCTGTCGTCGTCATGGTCCTGCAAGGTGAGAACGTGATCGTGCGCAACCGTGATATCATGGGCGCCACCAACCCAGCGCAAGCTGCAGCGGGCACGATCCGTAAAGACTTCGCCAAATCCATCGGCGAAAATACCGTGCACGGCTCGGACTCGCCGGAAGCTGCGAAGAACGAAGTCGCATTCTTCTTTGCATCCAGCGAAATCTGCTGA
- a CDS encoding acyl-CoA thioesterase produces the protein MAHISADSGVIRGEIEFPVYYEDTDLSGFVYHSNYLKYFERAREHVIGIRFLKELFDQGVHFVVSKAVLEYKAPAQHGDQVLVISEGQYSRSPAIPFEQNAYLVNGEGTRRLLVSGQITIVALNAQNRPIRMPDVIIERFQRQSPDAKGSKPTTDEESPPW, from the coding sequence ATGGCACATATCTCAGCTGATTCCGGCGTGATCCGGGGTGAAATTGAATTCCCGGTTTATTATGAAGACACGGACCTCTCCGGATTCGTCTATCACTCCAACTACCTTAAATACTTCGAACGCGCCCGCGAGCATGTGATCGGGATTCGTTTTCTGAAAGAACTCTTTGACCAGGGCGTTCATTTCGTCGTGAGCAAGGCGGTGCTGGAATACAAGGCCCCCGCGCAGCACGGCGATCAGGTTCTGGTCATTTCCGAAGGACAATACTCCCGCTCCCCGGCCATTCCTTTCGAGCAGAACGCTTATCTGGTCAATGGTGAAGGGACGCGGCGTCTGCTCGTAAGCGGACAGATCACGATCGTGGCGCTCAATGCTCAGAACCGCCCCATCCGCATGCCGGATGTGATTATCGAACGTTTTCAAAGGCAGAGCCCTGACGCAAAAGGATCAAAACCAACCACTGACGAGGAGTCACCCCCATGGTAA
- a CDS encoding HipA domain-containing protein, whose amino-acid sequence MNPYKKCLVCYQSLVDQLYHPQCARKLFGKKVIPTLDLDQNDIDELAGALINRRLAMTGVQRKLSLQLESLSTQATDRLTLVGYLGGSHILKPPAPEYPHMPEVEHLTMHLAEKCGIKTAPHGLIIMKDGQLAYITKRFDREGKKKIAVEDLCQLSEMMTEHKDKSTAERVGKVIRRYSSNPGDDALRYFEITVFSFLTGNADMHMKNFSMITDKPDRVTLSPAYDLLSTRLLISEKDDPEELTLSVQGKKSSMKRSNFIFLGENLMIPEKAILGRLEEFIESQDVLMDAIRQSILPEHIKQEYQRLISIRFSRIKDS is encoded by the coding sequence ATGAATCCTTATAAAAAATGCCTGGTGTGTTACCAGAGTTTGGTCGATCAACTCTACCATCCCCAATGTGCTCGAAAGCTATTCGGAAAAAAAGTTATACCTACTCTCGATCTTGACCAAAATGATATCGACGAACTCGCTGGTGCCCTGATCAATAGGCGCCTGGCCATGACAGGCGTTCAGAGAAAACTGTCTTTGCAGCTGGAATCACTATCCACGCAAGCCACAGATCGGCTTACCCTTGTGGGATACCTTGGTGGGAGCCACATCCTCAAACCCCCGGCCCCAGAGTATCCTCATATGCCCGAGGTGGAACACCTGACGATGCACCTGGCTGAAAAATGCGGGATCAAAACCGCGCCCCACGGGTTAATAATCATGAAAGACGGACAGCTCGCCTACATCACGAAGCGATTTGATCGTGAAGGGAAAAAGAAAATCGCAGTCGAGGATCTTTGTCAGCTCTCGGAAATGATGACTGAACACAAAGACAAAAGCACTGCGGAACGAGTCGGAAAAGTCATAAGGCGTTATTCATCCAATCCCGGCGACGATGCCCTTCGCTACTTTGAAATTACAGTCTTTTCCTTTTTGACCGGCAACGCCGATATGCATATGAAAAATTTTTCCATGATAACGGATAAACCCGACCGGGTGACCCTCTCGCCCGCTTATGATTTGCTCTCTACGCGTCTCTTGATCAGTGAAAAGGATGATCCCGAAGAACTTACGTTATCGGTCCAAGGAAAGAAGTCTTCAATGAAGAGATCCAACTTTATTTTTCTTGGGGAAAATCTCATGATCCCGGAGAAAGCGATCCTGGGTAGGCTTGAAGAATTTATCGAAAGCCAGGACGTTTTGATGGACGCCATTCGTCAAAGCATCCTTCCTGAACATATCAAACAGGAGTACCAGCGTTTGATCAGTATTCGGTTCAGTAGAATCAAGGATTCCTGA